The Caproicibacterium lactatifermentans genome contains a region encoding:
- a CDS encoding purine-nucleoside phosphorylase, producing MEKKAVAAVAAIREKTDLIPKVGIVLGSGLGGLADQIEQPCVLPYRDLPGFVPSTAPGHAGQLLLGHIGTVPVVCMQGRLHYYEGYRMEDIIFPVRVMKALGVQVLILTNAAGGVNLSYRPGDLMLLTDHINLLGTNPLIGPNDEETGPRFPDLSHVYTPALRKLALQAADECGISLQQGVYLAATGPSYETPAEIRMFRTLGADAVGMSTVPEAIAAAHCGLQVLGFSLITNMGAGILDQPLSSEEVIRTADARGHDLQRLISAILPKL from the coding sequence ATGGAGAAAAAAGCAGTGGCTGCCGTAGCAGCCATTCGGGAAAAAACGGACCTGATTCCAAAGGTCGGCATTGTGCTCGGTTCCGGACTGGGCGGCCTCGCCGACCAGATAGAGCAGCCATGCGTCCTGCCATACCGGGACCTGCCGGGATTTGTGCCTTCCACCGCGCCGGGCCATGCTGGTCAGCTTTTGCTGGGGCATATTGGTACCGTCCCCGTTGTATGTATGCAGGGCCGCCTGCACTACTACGAGGGTTACCGCATGGAAGACATCATCTTTCCAGTACGTGTGATGAAAGCGCTGGGGGTACAGGTGCTGATTCTGACCAACGCCGCTGGCGGGGTGAATCTGTCGTACCGTCCCGGTGACCTCATGCTCTTGACGGACCACATCAACCTTCTGGGGACGAACCCGCTGATTGGACCGAATGACGAGGAAACCGGCCCACGCTTTCCGGATCTGAGCCATGTGTACACGCCGGCCCTGCGAAAGCTGGCATTGCAGGCCGCCGATGAATGCGGCATTTCCCTTCAACAGGGTGTTTATTTGGCGGCAACAGGCCCAAGCTACGAAACGCCCGCTGAAATTCGTATGTTCCGTACGCTGGGTGCAGATGCCGTTGGAATGTCCACAGTACCGGAAGCGATTGCCGCCGCCCACTGCGGGCTGCAGGTACTCGGTTTCTCCCTGATTACCAACATGGGCGCCGGCATACTGGACCAGCCGCTGAGCAGTGAGGAGGTTATCCGCACCGCCGACGCACGCGGTCATGACCTACAGCGTCTTATCAGTGCCATTCTGCCAAAACTCTGA